Proteins encoded within one genomic window of Sphaerotilus montanus:
- a CDS encoding anti-sigma regulatory factor, whose protein sequence is MSSQTIELANSADLLRARLAARALAKDIGLGVMDQTRFATAVSELSRNALVYASGGRCELRDLSDHAQIRLQAEVRDSGPGIDDLQQAMSDGFSTSGSLGAGLPGTQRLVDHFDIQSGTGGTVVCIQIVRRRRHH, encoded by the coding sequence ATGAGTTCGCAAACGATTGAGCTGGCGAACAGCGCCGATCTGCTGCGTGCCCGGCTGGCCGCACGCGCCCTGGCCAAGGACATTGGACTGGGCGTGATGGACCAGACGCGCTTCGCCACGGCGGTGTCCGAGCTGAGCCGCAATGCGCTGGTGTACGCCTCGGGTGGCCGGTGCGAGCTGCGCGACCTCTCCGACCACGCCCAGATCCGGTTGCAGGCCGAGGTGCGCGACAGCGGACCTGGCATCGACGACCTGCAACAGGCCATGAGCGACGGCTTTTCCACCAGCGGAAGCCTGGGTGCCGGCCTGCCGGGCACCCAGCGGCTGGTGGACCACTTCGACATCCAGTCCGGCACGGGCGGCACGGTGGTATGCATCCAGATCGTGCGCCGCCGTCGCCACCACTGA